taacattATAGTAGGGGTGAAAGTAGTAAAACAAAAGCCGAGAGGTTCACCCGCTCACCCTCCCAGATAAATGGAAGCATTCATTTTGAAGTATGGGATTAACCTTTACTATAGAAGCAAGCTATTATGAATGCATTGTTACATAAATCACAAGTTTGTAATTTTACCTGGTTTAAcattagtttgtgaggaagggatttGTACTGTAAATCTCTGTCCAGCCAATGACACAGGTGTTCCAACCTTTGCAGTAACAGCCACCGTTTGTGATGATGGTGTACCTACAAATGCAAATTATAGTGCAGCAAATTCTGAAAACTTTCAATATTCTGTGCATATTACATTCAAACTACTAAAATCCTCATCAATCGACTGCAACAGAGGACACAGACTTTAAAATTATAAGATGAAATCTGTAATAAATAACTGTTTCTGTCTTTGTGAGGTACTTGGGAAACAGGAATacacctttgatttttttccccatcTTCAACTGACACAATCTACCCTAGTTTTCCCAAAATGACCTTAAAAGAAACTGATGTTGAAACTTCACGCggataaaaaaaaaatttaggTGGAACTGAACATTGACTTAATCATAGAGTGCAAGTTAAAGCGGGCTCTCCTGTAACAGTGAAATTCAGTCTGTACAAGAAAAGTGCTCCCCTTGTTCCAAACAGTTTATTACAGTATCTTCAGCACCAATATGTCGATGCTTCAGTAGCTATGCTTGAGATTATAAATTGATCtgcagactgaagcatataaggacAGCGATTAAGGGGTTGAAGCTGAGTGCCACCAactcagtggcggcacagtggcgcagtggttagcaccgcagcctcacagctccagtgacccgggttcaattctgggtactgcctgtgtggagtttgcaagttctccctgtgtttgcgtgggtttcctccgggtgctccggtttcctcccacagccaaaagacttgcaggttggtaggtaaattggccattagcaattgcccctagtgtaggtaggtggtagggaaatatagggataggtggggatatggtaggaatatggaattagtgtaggattagtctaaatgggtggttgatggtcggcacagactcggtgggccgaagggcctgtttcagtgctgtatctctaaactaagctaaactaaactaaaaaaaaactccaCCAAGAAATAAATGATTATTGATAAAAATCAAATTTTAGAACAGCCAGTCCTGAGTAAGAACTGAAGTTTACATTTAAACTGTTATAATGACTGATTTAATATCAGAAAATACTCGTCATAGGGTCATTACAGCAGAGTTCATGCTggttctgtagagcaatccagtcagtcccattcccctgctctatccccatagccctacaagtgtatttccctcaagtgcctatccaaattcctcttgaaatcattcatcgtccctgcttccaccaccctcgtaggcagaaggttccagatcattaccactcgctgcacaaagttcttcctcacatcaccctgcatctcttgcccaaaaccttaaatctgtgtcccctagtccttgtaccatcagctcatgggaacaacttttctttgtctaccttatctaaacctatcatcttgtacacctttatcatatcTCCCGTTTTGTTCCAAGGacaaccaccccagcttctccaacctaatcttgtagctaaattcccttattcctggaaccattctggtaaatctttctatcaccctctcaaggaccttcacatccttcctaaagtgtggtgaccagaaatgtacaatactctagttgtggcctaaccagagctttataaaggttcagcataattccctgcttttgtatttaacACATCTACTTATGAAGCCCGAGATAGTATATGTTTGCTAAGtagtctcaatatgtcctgccatcttcaaggatctgtgcacaaagagcccaaggtccctctgttcctgtacactctttacaactgttccagtaagcctatattgcctctccctatcgcttctgcccaaatgcatcacctcacacttctctgtattaaattaaattccacctgccacttgtctgcccactctgctggctgatgtcctgttgcagttgattgatatcatcctcactgtttgccacacctccaagtttggtatcatcagaaaattgtgaaattttactctgtgttccGCTTTTAAAgttatttatatataacaaaacaagcagtggtccgagcactgacccttgggtggTAGACAGtagtcactgtctaccatcctccagtctgaaaatcaaccattctccacgactcactgttttctgtccgtaAGTCAACTTTTTATTCAAACTGACGCTGACCTTCCTATTCTATgaggctcaattttgttaacctgccttttatgtggtactttgtcaaacactttcttcaaattcatacagacaacatccactgcattcccttcatcaaccttcactgttactttatcaaaaaattaaaatagattagtcaaacacgatctgccttttacaaatcgtgCTGGCTCTCctcaaataactcaaacctctccaagtgcctgttacttttttccctgattattgtttccgaaactttatccaccactgatattaaactgaccagcctgtagttactaggaatgtccttatacactttcttgaacaagggtatcacatttgccactttctaaTCCTCTGGCTTGCAAGATTATGGTAAATCTTCCCATTATCTCCACCTCAACTTTCCTTAGCAAccagggatgcaagccatctggaccaggcaacttacCCGCTcttcagcatagccagcctttccagtacatccagcCTATCAATTTTTGCCAATCTATTACCTCCACCATCTCCGGTCTacggatattttgtcagcattctcttccttagtaaacatggatacaaagtgctcattaagtattctagccttgccctgtgcctttaaGCATGCATCACCTTCCTTGTCTCTAATGGGCCCCACCCTGCTTCTTTCTATCTACTTACTATTCAAATGCCAGTAAATGATTTtaaggttcccttttatgttgattgccattctattctcatattctctctttgccagtcttatcttctgcttcacttcccctctcaacttattgtatttggcctggttctcacctgaAGAATTCACCCAACATACACACTCCTTTTTTGTTTCTAGATATTCTCTATCGCCCTAGTCATCCaaagagccctggctttggtttccctgcctttctctcttgttggaacatATCTAGCATGTACCTGAAACATCACTTCCTTAAAGATCACTCATTGTTCCATTATAATTTTTCCTGTCAAACTTTAGTTCCATCTtaacctggctagatcccctctcatcccattcaagttagccctcttccaatctagaagttccactttagattgttctttgctcATCTCCATTACTCTTATCCAAGCGTCCTCCTATAGAcagttggcccacctcatttcccagcaccagatccagcaatgcctcctttctagttggaccaagaacgtactgatcaaggaagtactcctaaacacatttcagaaattcctccccctccctttactttaacattatcccaaacaatatttgggtaactaaagtcccccaatatcacactatagttcttgcacatctctgtgatttcccataaaatttgctcctctatctttctctctcactaATGAGGCCTATGGAATACCCTCAGTAGCATAtttataccctttttgcttctcaattctaaccaaatggattctgtccttgcctcctcaaggacttcctctctttccaacactacaacatCTTCCTTAATCGCTACTGCCACCCACAtctctttttccttccctatcttttctgaatactttgtatccatTAATAATAAGCGCCCAGTCCTCTCAATTTTTAATCCCTATTTCTCTTACTGTCagtgcatcatattcccacacgtcTATTTGTGCTTGTTGCTCACCGACTTTattcacactttgtgtgtttacatacctgCAATCCAAGCTGTATTTGTATTCCTCGTAGTTCTTAGTCTGCTTCTATCGAATATAGTAGTACTTCATTTTTTAGTACTATTCAACACTCTCCTTTATTTCCATATTCCTCTTTTCTACGTCTATATGCTGGGGCCCATGCACCTgcaaatttagtttaaaccctccccaaccacactattgAATCGCcacgcgaggacattggtcccagtctcttttgaataggtgtctcctgccccagaattggtcccagtgccccaagaatctgaagccctccctccgtgggcatgcctcaagccacgcattgacactccctatcttcctatttctactcttgatgGCATGTTGCACTGgataatccagaaattactacctgcgaagtcctgctttttaacttcctcAATGCCTGCCCTATGTGGTTGGTACTTGGGTGTAGCAAAACTTCtgtctcactcccttccccctgcagaatattctgcaccctctctgtgatgttctttatcctggcaccagggaggcaacaaatcaAGCAAAACTCACAATGACGTTTACAGGAATGCctatctgtccccctaactatggaatctcctataataacTGTATTTCTACACTTTGGCGTTCCTTCTTGTGCAGTCTCTTGCCTACTGGGGCCATATTCTGAACTACACTCCCAGCAGCCTCCAATGCACAGTACCAGTTTGAgattggcacacaccctgaagactgctGCACTTCCTggctcttcctactcttctggatggccgtCCATCTATTAttttgaactctcactgcctgtgaggTGGATACCTCTTGGAACACATGACCCAGGAAACACTCAGCCTCCTTGAtgttctgcagtgactccagctgtccctcaagctcGAAAACACTGAGCTCAAGCAGCTGGCGACACTTCCTACACACTTGGTCCCCCaaaacacatgaagtgtcctggagttcccacacggcacaggaattgcaagcaacgggTTTCAGctgccatccatgatctaaaaaaaaactCTATTCTCTCTTTTACAGtctagtaccttgtttaaactatttatTTTAATTAGTGCCTCTAGACCACAATACTCAGGCCTCACTGAATCACGTGCCCTCTCTCAGAccactccttttttttttaaatatcagaACAGAACCACCTACCTCACAGCACCAAATTCCCTGAgtttagtaaaataaaagcaaaatactgtggatgctggaaatctgaaataaggtcTGAATTTTATCTGAGTTTAGTACTTGGAAGAAACAGTACTCCATACAACTTGTCATGGTATCCTTTCTAGTCACTACTATTTACAGGGATTTCTTTTTATAAAGTTTGGGTAAATGGATCAGATTCTCCAGGAAATAAGCAATCTGAAAGGACAACACATTAGCCACTTACATATTAAAGGAATAAAAGAGCTAGAACCTGCAACGAGTTACTTTGCGCAATGCTACTACAGTCAGTGGGCGGGGGGAGGAATCCCTCAAGTTGTGCTAAGTTTGAAATATAATCATCTGGCTTGGGCAAGACTACTGCTGTATGACAGGATTATTAACAGCTGTAATTCAGCCTTGGTACAAAGACTAGATTGCAACTTACCCAGTGTTGGTGTGCTGGGCCGACTAGTAACACATGTGCCAACACTTAGTCTTGGTACAGTTATTCTTCCAGTGGATGATGTCACCTTTAAAGTTGGGAATACAGAAGAATTTTTAAAATCCAGCCAAGGCTTGATATGTAAAGTTGTACCAATATCAAGGCCCATGATACTATCATGACAAATACCTTCTTATGTAGTGACTTCAATTTGTAGTTTGGAGCTGTTAGGCAGTATCTGTCTGGTGGCAACCTGGGCCCAGCATATGGTTTAATCAATGGTAGTGGATTCTGATTCTTCTGACGTGCAATCTCCAGCAGAAACTAAAGATTGGTTATGAAAATTTAAAATGCATATTTTTAATTAATTCAGTGCTGCTTATCATCATGAATAAAACTTTTTATTGAGTAATACTTACATCTCTAGGAGGAGGGGATGTAAATGAATGGTCCATCCGACACTGAATAGCTAGCCTTACATCATCTGCATCAACACTTGCTTTTTTAGCATGACTAGAATATATTTTTGCATCCTCCAGTATAGTGGTAACATATCCTGAAAGGTACAAGGATAATCAAGCGACTACATATAAAGAATATTGTTGCAATAGTGCCCATCTTACATCATAGGGAAATTTTAACCCCTCAGGGTGGGTGGAAGGTTAAATAATGGGAAATCCGACCATTTCAGCTTTTAACAGTGGCGACTTGGGGGGTGGGTGAACTCACTGCCTCAGGAGGCAGGCCTGTCACTAAAATCATTTAAGGATGCCCCCATTTTAACTCAAGTTTTATTTTTAACATCTGCAAACCTCAAGAACCCCAGCAGATAAAAGAAAAGCGAGAGAGAATGGATCCATGCCTTTACTGCACTGCTTGTGAgcctggtaggggagtggggggggggtggggagagagagcgggcaggAGTGCTTCCCCAGGCTCATCAAGCTTACCTTTTAAACACCTAGATGGGACTCCCGCAATCAGCCAAAAACTCTGCTCACGATATCCAACTCCACCATCACCCCTCAGGATGTTCTGTCCACACCatgtcccctccccaccaccaccgcaGCGATGTCGAACATACCTGACATCCACTCCCCAATTGCTTTCCAACCAGACACATAGCCAGCCTGTCAATCTGGCTGGTTATCAGGCGAGAAACCTGCTGAAAAAATTCCAATTCAGCAGGACCTGTGAGAAACCTATATTACTGGGTTTCCCATCTGAAAAtcctctcccctgctctttttctggCTCCGAATTATCAGGCCCCATGTGTTTACTTACGGTAAGTGAACTCCAACATCTGATTAATAACTCTTGGTTCATattcagtgatgcccatatcctttAGAATCTGAGCCATAACCTACAGAAAATGAAAAAGCATGAGTTTTGCCGGATGATAATTATTTACTAAGTATGTACGCAACATTTCTCGTTACTCTACAAATGCATCAAAAGGTGGTCAAAAACTGGTTTCGGCATATTAGCACAGTGAAATCATTGCTAATCTTAGTCTCTTGCTAATACAAAGAAAAAAATGCTGGGCAAGTTGCAATTTGGCAAGTTATGAAGATATAGTGCAATAGAAAAACAAGCAAATTGTTTAAATGACTAACAGTCTCATTAAATGTGCATCATCTACAAACCAGTAGGAGCAAAGGTACTCAACTGCCAGTTTTGAGAAAGCTATAACAATTCGAGTAATTAATCGAACATTAAAATACTAGACAGGACAACTTAAAAAGAAAGTTGGGGGAAAATATTTCAGGTAATAATGCCTATTTTCCAATTATTACAGTAGGTATAAGAGGAGGTTAAATAATCAGCAATAACGTCCATTATATTCCATCACAAAATAAGTATTGAAATTACTTgtcaaaggcaaattatttcaaaccaAACCCAGGGAATGTtgaattccattttttttttaaaaacgtgcAATTTACTGGACACAAATCAAGGTGGCTTGTTGTACAAAGAAGCAGACAAAAGCATTAACTCGCTCGATTCTTGTTGCTGTTACTAGTCAAACCAGAACTATCTGCAAACAGATTAATACTTACAATTTTATAAACTCATTCTAAGTGCCAGAAAATTCTTCAGCTTCTAGTAACAGCAGAACACATATTTTCCAATTTCTTGCAAGGCCATTGTAAGGAACCCAAGATTCAAACTATGACTGTTGTGTACACTGTCCACACAAACAATAAAATCCAGATGATGTCTTGTATGGCTGAAAATCTAACACACCAAATGGGATGGAAGGAGCAAATTCCATTTCTAAACAAACTCAATTTCAACTAAAATATTTTAAACATGCTCAACTTCTGTTACAGAAGGCATGTAAAAGAGGCTGAATAGCAGCGACATCCCTAGCACTATTTTGGAGGCAAATATCGAAGGCTATTTTCAAAAGTGAAACCATTGTAACAAGACAAAGTGATTCATTCACActtaacgggcggcacagtggctagcaccgcagcctcacaactccagggacccgggtttgattctgggtactgcctgtgcggagtttgcaagttctccctgtgaccgcatgggttttcgctgggtgctccggtttccccccacagccaaagacttgcaggtgataggtaaattggccattgtaaattgcccctagtgtaggtaggtggtagggaatatgagattactgcagggttaatataaatggatggttgttggtcggcacagactcggtgggctgaagggcctgtttcagtgctgtatctctaaaataaaaaaataaaagtaaCTCTTCCTCCAGATATTTCCAGCAAAAGGTGTGATATCCCTATGGACCAATTATTTATCCACAGCAGCCAGTATGCACTCTATCCCTTTTCTTTCTCTGGGAAATTCTAAATAGAGTTTAATGCAATGCATACTCAGTTTACATTCCTTTAATCAATTGGGGATCTCTCCATACAATAATTAAAAGGAGTGAAAGTTAAAGAAAACAATTAAGTACAGTTGTCACCAGAGCAGCTGAAAtaaagtcagagtcatttacgg
This Heterodontus francisci isolate sHetFra1 chromosome 15, sHetFra1.hap1, whole genome shotgun sequence DNA region includes the following protein-coding sequences:
- the taf9 gene encoding transcription initiation factor TFIID subunit 9, with the translated sequence MAAPKSVPRDAQVMAQILKDMGITEYEPRVINQMLEFTYRYVTTILEDAKIYSSHAKKASVDADDVRLAIQCRMDHSFTSPPPRDFLLEIARQKNQNPLPLIKPYAGPRLPPDRYCLTAPNYKLKSLHKKVTSSTGRITVPRLSVGTCVTSRPSTPTLGTPSSQTVAVTAKVGTPVSLAGQRFTVQIPSSQTNVKPATGISSTTSVQNVLINPSLIGSKNILITTNMVSTSGSTNEVNPLKRKHEDDDDYDAS